A window of the Hypomesus transpacificus isolate Combined female chromosome 22, fHypTra1, whole genome shotgun sequence genome harbors these coding sequences:
- the LOC124484051 gene encoding uncharacterized protein KIAA2026 isoform X2 — MRTPPASKMKGLQTDACNPPNVHHHTMLEQDMSNEAANHTGRPLLFHNQDCTSESDSGPHHSGGVVHIVSSSDPKWHSSTECDPATEGLSNGACGLENVSSHCDNSTDLALSHCVSDISNDLSLPEVCISSNTAVQEDDLSYEIQQAYRIFSGFLLDKHKGITTPFLHPIGLEDQSGMGLRVRGQTRQSMCLRRMQEKFLGREYETITEFVADFRLMLENCYRHHGVDHWVSKQAQKLEIMLEQKLTLLSRTLRERTTLVMTSKGRFGAEDQRGPALGGTSTRRRSVPRSLATLTVGGHESLMVQALRLEEQQRVKEERRQRELEKKEAEETSAKEVEEWESVLLSQASPWSIHTMWELPAIGHFLCLAQTALNLPEIVFFELERCLLMPRCSSFLAKVMSSLLCAPQRRPTLHRRPALPYRRWEAELRLRVLGWYRAVGAAEDQRPRAEQLGLDQQVFRKLGEVSPLEEHPFHLLSFLQRVWLLKALCDNVYQTQKEVQDAVLGQPIHECRESILGYDGQENAYIHFPHFCGADLRIYCQSPSLPPQFPLPPVQVRRLEPAEGEDGGDSDPQKGEEQEEVEEGAGSCSLLVSMKTEEPEEKQVGGGVGGENGEVSGAGMFHPPWGLKKEEASSSDEEEVLKEDLKLNVRRSSRRSLAGQSGSRDCVSSGGRSRRSGMKEEPLSEEDVNVRHRVKRQVQTEFREPCLSVGEHSYTGRSPARSAPTPARTPKVEAGAAPSPAEVHGTCLECSQGSGSELHRNCHCSSARLSSGSESWSGSESGSSQDRPSDGGRMERIRTKRKKRKRKRGGGRVLRSLTGGGGGRKRPDRNCRCQDKAAESALGTADNCTVMKDRRRKQEIGKTVETQKLALKKTKPLFQVEPAFKLVCTSLQELRELISRTEDELDELESAKKRAVGGRWYFRREAVKDLHITLIRLLNELSPWEPKLVKAFHRNRLRLKKDHDDFKRHPEYANFVREEWVAEEVARRARRGDGASSSSSSFSDCSSRLEEEEEDTVPRGLWAAADLKQVGTEAAADGLVTLQQVGTPGDLRPITRYLKRMGSDVEDHPALRKRCRAASGADSTVPSSCGGEAELQSTPGAREQNPAGVVQTQIQTQIQAGRTGPAVQSPAVGYPRRYQPIPTLLAKSVGNKVTLMHRPPSPEPPPAPPAQPGQPPNRTLTSSSPHATGPSLLASLQHSQPPSSLPTFTPTPAAKLKLPAASSATAPMAGKSPGPSSPVPKSPVRVVYQVPEALGLLKKDGSPVKISVQPLLDQKTRDQIMHQVVILPSNLLLHRPSEERKAPRGSSPSKPSAPLSGLSLPGGSSIPIQPVAPLKEPRGGREGTLSPPVPTRQLQTLPAGFKVVHAPGSKTSTPQTVMPNRSLTASAVSTDSSDTHVDPKQELKTICIRDSQSILVTTRGGNTGVVKVQASSEQNPHGLSPSSPVITISPQLKAFLVSKTSPPPLAPSPDPSSAASSSSMVPQSQSAPSGLRISTRPALRHTPVSPSSPSIPASSVVTLALNRGPGLITLPAAAKPGLASASQTPVAVSTQGPLSPNYPVTLPQSPSMPMLGLTQNALLQCVSSPAGKRAGADDKQPITKFILVTPTSNATPTPIKPVVLPGSKLMFVSQSTVCSSPSTTSSIGSIPKQAQVPGVAGQPLTSSEPADAGKKEARLNPNVCNTSTSEVLSKVPSFPLPSGVQIRLPGHTSSHATQPPVKSSPFCISRPGSLAASSTGLVLVQSTSTSPTLGPVGSRGSGDKKVETPHCAVRTTQATPPHIQDPQYHNPSGAVGTPAQMIKAPPPSPRAMPSSPGRPAGNVCTSPTPGTTGTVQQRIVINTSAPLAAGTQILLNNTRFVVPPQGLGPGSHILIITSPAPAPQGASPATSCPLGSTLPGTLPPLSAPLPVGAPALVPVPTRLAGTVVPALAPTQPAQQGPRTATPGAQPQKVALRPPAATSVHPTISLSVPRQVGAVRAPLLASSILSSSSPPGSFGAGQVVGSTQSTVKQAVLPTGATKTPVRAQLMSTVQPIQALTTRTQGPPTAAVPPIGSALSRVQSLPIATVLPIGSSFNSTQVSPVAVVPPSNSTVITTPAQPIRTLRTSETVTVPVALPNQMQDLEKPLVQVPVMSPVVPTKLLVSPDGAVLNPVLGPIYQASPVGLSALNSTLVVSPSVSSVRVLPSLASDGSMDGTPTQTGTGSPDL; from the exons ATGAG GACACCTCCAGCCAGCAAGATGAAGGGGCTCCAGACGGATGCCTGTAACCCACCCAATGTACATCATCACACAATGCTCGAGCAGGACATGTCAAACGAGGCAGCCAACCACACTGGCCGGCCCCTTCTCTTCCACAACCAGGACTGCACCTCCGAATCAGACTCGGGCCCCCATCACAGTGGAGGTGTGGTCCACATCGTGTCATCCTCAGACCCCAAATGGCACAGCAGCACTGAATGTGACCCAGCCACCGAAGGGCTCAGCAACGGGGCGTGCGGCCTGGAGAATGTTTCGTCCCACTGTGACAACAGCACTGACCTTGCACTGAGCCACTGCGTGTCTGACATCTCCAACGAcctctccctcccagaagtctGCATCTCCTCCAACACTGCAGTGCAGGAAGACGACTTGAGCTATGAGATCCAACAGGCTTACAGGATATTCAGTGGGTTCCTTCTGGACAAGCACAAGGGCATCACAACCCCCTTCCTTCACCCTATTGGGCTGGAGGATCAGAGTGGGATGGGgctcagggtcagaggtcagaccaGGCAGTCTATGTGTCTGAGAAGAATGCAGGAGAAGTTCCTAGGCCGGGAGTATGAGACAATAACCGAGTTTGTAGCCGATTTCAGGCTGATGCTGGAGAACTGTTATCGGCACCACGGGGTGGACCATTGGGTCTCCAAACAAGCCCAGAAACTGGAGATCATGCTGGAACAGAAGCTCACCTTGCTTTCCAG AACCCTGCGAGAGAGGACCACTCTGGTGATGACGTCCAAGGGTCGCTTCGGGGCGGAGGACCAGCGTGGCCCCGCTCTGGGGGGGACGTCCACCCGGAGAAGGTCGGTGCCCCGCAGCCTGGCCACCCTCACCGTGGGCGGGCACGAGTCCCTCATGGTCCAGGCTCTACgtctggaggagcagcagagggtgaaggaggagaggcg GCAACGAGagctggagaagaaggaggcggaggagaCGTCCgccaaggaggtggaggagtgggagagcgtcctcctctcccaggcCTCCCCCTGGTCCATCCACACCATGTGGGAGCTGCCCGCCATCGGCCACTTCCTGTGCCTGGCCCAGACGGCCCTCAACCTCCCGGAGATCGTGTTCTTCGAGCTGGAGCGCTGCCTCCTGATGCCTCGCTGCAGCTCCTTCCTGGCCAAGGTCATGAGCTCCCTGCTGTGCGCTCCCCAGAGGAGGCCCACGCTGCACCGCCGGCCCGCCCTTCCCTACCGCCGCTGGGAGGCGGAGCTGAGGCTGAGGGTGCTGGGCTGGTACCGGGCCGTGGGGGCCGCCGAGGACCAGAGGCCCCGGGCTGAGCAGCTGGGACTGGACCAGCAG GTGTTTCGTAAGCTCGGGGAAGTCAGTCCCCTGGAGGAGCACCCCTTCCAcctgctctccttcctccagcGCGTGTGGCTCCTCAAGGCGCTCTGCGACAACGTGTACCAGACCCAGAAGGAGGTCCAGGACGCCGTGCTGGGCCAGCCTATCCACGAGTGCCGCGAGTCCATCCTGGGCTACGACGGGCAGGAGAACGCCTACATCCACTTCCCCCACTTCTGCGGCGCCGACCTGAGGATCTACTGCCAGAGCCCCAGCCTGCCGCCCCAGTTCCCCCTGCCGCCTGTCCAGGTGCGCAGGCTGGAGCCCGCggagggggaggacgggggggaCTCTGACCCGCAGAAGGGGGAAgaacaggaggaggtggaggagggtgctGGGAGTTGTAGTCTCCTGGTCTCGATGAAGACGGAGGAGCCGGAGGAGaagcaggtggggggaggggtcggaGGGGAGAACGGCGAGGTCAGCGGGGCGGGGATGTTTCACCCCCCCTGGGGGCTGAAGAAAGAGGAGGCTTCGTCATCGGACGAGGAAGAGGTGCTGAAGGAAGACTTGAAACTGAATGTAAGGAGGAGTAGTCGGCGCTCCCTTGCTGGCCAATCAGGATCCAGGGACTGTGTCAGTTCTGGGGGGAGGAGTCGGAGGAGCGGCATGAAGGAGGAGCCCCTGTCTGAGGAGGACGTCAACGTCCGACACCGAGTCAAACGACAAGTCCAAACCGAGTTCCGTGAACCCTGTCTGAGCGTTGGGGAACACAGCTACACAGGGAGGTCTCCTGCTCGCTCCGCCCCCACACCCGCCAGAACGCCAAAGGTGGAGGCGGGGGCCGCCCCCTCCCCAGCTGAAGTTCACGGGACCTGTCTAGAATGTTCTCAGGGCTCGGGGTCTGAGCTGCACCGTAACTGTCACTGCTCCTCAGCCCGCCTGTCGTCTGGGTCAGAGTCCTGGTCGGGGTCCGAGTCGGGGTCCAGCCAGGACAGACCTTCAGATggaggcaggatggagagaATACGAAccaagagaaagaagaggaagagaaagcggggcggggggagggtgcTGCGGTCTCTgacggggggtggagggggaaggaagaGGCCGGACAGGAACTGCCGGTGCCAGGACAAGGCTGCCGAGTCGGCCCTGGGGACAGCTGATAACTGCACAGTGatgaaggacaggaggaggaaacaggaaatAG GGAAAACTGTGGAGACCCAGAAACTGGCCTTAAAGAAAACCAAGCCTCTGTTTCAGGTTGAACCAGCGTTTAAG TTGGTGTGCACGAGCCTGCAGGAGCTGAGGGAGCTGATCAGCAGGACTGAAGATGAGCTGGATGAACTGGAGAGCGCCAAGAAGAGAGCTGTTGGT GGCCGCTGGTACTTTAGGAGAGAGGCGGTGAAGGACCTTCACATCACGCTAATCCGCCTGCTCAACGAGCTCTCTCCCTGGGAGCCGAAACTGGTCAAGGCCTTCCACCGGaatag ACTGCGTCTGAAAAAGGACCACGACGACTTCAAGAGGCACCCCGAGTATGCCAACTTCGTCCGGGAGGAGTGGGTGGCGGAGGAGGTGGCGAGGCGCGCTAGGAGGGGAGACggggcctcctcttcctcctcctccttttccgacTGCAGTAgtagactggaggaggaggaggaggacactgTCCCCAGGGGGTTGTGGGCTGCAG ctgacctgaagcaggTAGGCACAGAGGCTGCGGCAGATGGCCTGGTGACTCTTCAGCAAGTCGGGACCCCAGGTGACCTTCGACCTATCACGCGTTACCTGAAGCGTATGGGGAGCGACGTCGAGGACCACCCAGCACTGAGGAAGAGATGCCGGGCCGCCAGCGGTGCTGACTCGACCGTGCCCTCTTCATGTGGGGGGGAAGCGGAGCTCCAGAGCACACCGGGAGCCAGGGAACAGAACCCAGCAGGTGTGGTCCAGACTCAGATCCAGACTCAGATCCAGGCTGGGCGAACTGGACCCGCTGTTCAGTCCCCTGCCGTGGGCTACCCCAGGAGGTATCAGCCTATACCAACCCTTCTAGCCAAGAGTGTGGGCAATAAAGTGACCTTAATGCACCGGCCTCCTTCTCCGGAACCCCCCCCTGCACCACCTGCTCAACCTGGCCAGCCTCCGAATAGAACTTTGacgtcctcctctccccacgcCACCGGGCCTTCCCTCCTCGCCTCCCTTCAACACTCTCAACCCCCCAGCTCCCTGCCAACCTTTACtcccacccctgcagccaagcTAAAACTCCCGGCCGCATCCTCCGCTACGGCCCCCATGGCGGGCAAATCCCCTGGCCCTTCATCCCCTGTACCAAAGAGCCCTGTCCGGGTGGTGTACCAGGTGCCAGAGGCCCTGGGCCTGCTCAAGAAGGACGGCAGCCCGGTCAAGATCTCCGtccagcccctgctggaccagAAGACCAGGGACCAGATCATGCACCAAGTGGTGATCCTGCCCAGCAACCTGCTCCTCCACAGGCCCTCTGAGGAGAGGAAGGCCCCTcggggctcctccccctccaaacCCTCCGCTCCCCTCTCCGGGCTCTCCCTCCCAGGGGGGAGCAGCATACCCATCCAGCCAGTGGCTCCTCTCAAGGAgcccagaggggggagagaaggaaccctatctccccctgtccccaccAGGCAGCTCCAGACTCTACCAGCAGGCTTTAAGGTTGTGCATGCCCCAGGCtccaaaacaagcacaccccAGACTGTAATGCCAAATAGGTCCCTCACTGCCAGTGCTGTGTCTACGGACTCCAGTGACACACATGTGGACCCCAAACAGGAGCTGAAGACCATCTGCATCCGGGACTCGCAGTCCATCTTGGTCACCACTAGAGGGGGCAACACTGGCGTGGTGAAGGTCCAGGCCTCCTCAGAACAGAATCCTCATGGGTTGTCCCCAAGCAGCCCTGTCATCACCATCTCCCCTCAGCTAAAAGCCTTCTTGGTGTCCAAGACCTCACCACCTCCTCTTGCTCCTTCTCCTGATCCTTCCTCCGCAGCCTCCAGCAGCTCTATGGTCCCCCAGTCCCAGTCTGCCCCCTCTGGGTTGAGGATCTCCACGCGTCCTGCCCTCCGCCACACCCCcgtctccccatcctcccccagcATTCCAGCAAGCAGTGTTGTCACCCTGGCCCTGAACCGGGGCCCCGGCCTCATCACCCTCCCAGCTGCAGCTAAGCCTGGTCTGGCCTCGGCCTCACAGACCCCTGTTGCTGTAAGCACCCAAGGTCCCCTCTCTCCTAACTACCCTGTCACTCTCCCCCAAAGCCCCTCCATGCCCATGCTAGGGCTCACCCAGAATGCACTGCTGCAGTGTGTCAGCAGTCCTGCTGGGAAGAGGGCGGGTGCTGATGACAAGCAACCAATCACAAAATTCATATTGGTCACACCCACCTCTaacgccacccccacccccatcaaaCCTGTGGTCCTTCCGGGTTCAAAGCTGATGTTCGTCAGCCAATCCACAGTGtgctcctccccttccaccacctcctccatagGAAGCATTCCAAAACAGGCCCAAGTGCCTGGGGTTGCAGGTCAGCCCTTGACCTCGTCAGAACCAGCTGATGCTGGGAAGAAAGAAGCCCGTCTGAATCCAAACGTGTGCAACACCAGCACCTCAGAGGTTCTGTCTAAGGTTCCAagttttcctctcccctctgggGTTCAGATCAGATTACCGGGCCACACCTCCAGCCATGCGACCCAGCCCCCAGTGAAGAGCAGCCCATTCTGTATCTCCAGGCCCGGCAGCCTGGCTGCCTCCTCCACTGGCCTGGTGTTGGTCCagagcaccagcaccagccccaCGCTGGGGCCTGTTGGAAGCAGAGGGTCTGGAGACAAAAAGGTAGAGACCCCCCACTGCGCAGTCAGAACCACACAAGCCACACCTCCCCACATCCAGGATCCCCAGTACCACAACCCCTCCGGTGCTGTTGGTACACCTGCACAGATGATCaaggctcctcccccttcccccagagCCATGCCATCTTCACCTGGGAGACCAGCAGGTAACGTTTGTACCAGCCCCACCCCGGGCACCACTGGCACAGTACAGCAGAGAATCGTCATCAACACGTCAGCCCCACTGGCTGCCGGGACCCAGATTCTCCTCAACAACACCCGCTTCGTGGTGCCCCCTCAGGGGCTTGGTCCTGGGAGCCACATCCTTATTATCACCAGCCCAGCACCAGCCCCTCAGGGGGCCAGCCCTGCCACTTCGTGTCCATTAGGGTCCACCCTCCCTGGAACACTTCCCCCGTTGTCAGCCCCTCTCCCTGTTGGAGCTCCTGCCTTGGTTCCGGTTCCAACCAGGTTGGCTGGAACAGTGGTCCCAGCTCTGGCCCCCACCCAGCCTGCACAACAAGGGCCAAGGACGGCCACTCCAGGAGCTCAGCCACAAAAAGTAGCACTTAGACCCCCAGCAGCCACCTCTGTccaccccaccatctctctctctgtccctcggcAGGTAGGAGCGGTCAGAGCTCCTCTGCTGGCCAGTAGcatcttgtcctcctcctctccgcctGGTAGCTTCGGTGCTGGCCAGGTGGTTGGAAGCACACAAAGCACTGTCAAACAGGCTGTTCTACCGACAGGAGCCACCAAGACGCCTGTCAGAGCGCAGCTCATGTCCACTGTTCAGCCAATCCAAGCACTTACAACACGGACACAGGGTCCGCCCACGGCAGCTGTTCCACCAATAGGCAGCGCACTTTCCCGGGTTCAGTCTTTACCCATCGCCACGGTACTACCAATCGGCAGCTCCTTCAATAGCACCCAGGTGTCTCCTGTAGCAGTGGTGCCTCCATCCAATAGCACTGTAATAACTACACCAGCTCAACCAATCCGGACATTGAGGACGTCGGAGACCGTCACCGTGCCTGTCGCTCTACCCAATCAAATGCAGGATTTGGAGAAACCACTTGTACAGGTCCCAGTCATGTCTCCAGTGGTACCTACCAAGTTGCTGGTGAGTCCAGACGGTGCTGTACTGAACCCGGTCCTGGGACCAATTTATCAGGCCAGCCCTGTGGGTCTCTCTGCCCTGAACTCCACCCTAGTGGTCAGTCCCAGTGTCTCCTCGGTCAGGGTCCTACCCAGCCTGGCCTCAGACGGCTCCATGGATGGTACCCCTACCCAGACAGGCACTGGCTCGCCTGACCTGTGA